The Lathyrus oleraceus cultivar Zhongwan6 chromosome 5, CAAS_Psat_ZW6_1.0, whole genome shotgun sequence genome includes the window AGGTAGCCTTGTGAACCATGGGAACGTGTTCTTTGTAAGAGAACTTGGAAACTATTCAACTTAAAATCCTCATTGTTCACTATGTCTCCAACTTCGTTTGATACCTGCAACATGTTCGACGGTGGACTCCTCAGTATCCCTGACGAACTTTGTGAATTTCGGAACTTTCCACCCTCTAGGCAGTTCTGTCTATAAGAAAAATTCTTGTAAAGGTGAAGAGTATGTTGGCCTCTGAAGGCCTGCACTCATTCTATTTCGTACTATGATCTGTTCGACAATAGCATATAGGTTTTGTTCCCCAACGATAACCTTTGTCGAATCTTCCTGACCATATGGTCGGGATCCTGGTTTCTGTTGACTAAAAACAACGGGTGACCTTCGATCCACCCTAGGGATCTGTTCGAACTCCTGATATTCTTGTTCGACCGTATCGTTCGTCATTTCCTCTTATTGGACTGAGGTTTCTGGTCGAGGAGGAGGCATGGGATTCTAACTAACTAGAACCCTAAGAGCCCCTAAGAAGTCTCTTATTCTGGTCATTTGAGTCGCTAGTTGCTGGTAACTCTGTGTCGAATTTTGGATCAAAGGCCTCAGTATGGTGCCCATTTGCTGAGTTAGCATATGGACCATTTCATGATTACTTTCGTCCATCTGCTGTTATGACTACGACAGAACTCGATGTGAAAGTTGGGACTGACTGAGATGACAATCCAAAACCTGGGGGTCGACCGAATTGGGTTTCCAAAGGTCTTAACCCCTAGTAACATGGGAATGGCGATAATGATGCTTCTCCAAAATTTGAACCGAGATTATGCATACTTACCATAAACTCAGTCGACATTTCCAACGTCATGTGCATGAGGACTGTAAAACTGGGCATATATTGCCCAGAAGTTCCCCTTGTTGTTGGCGTCGGCGTTTGGGGCTGACACGGTGTTAGAATTGGCCCCATATACGCAGTCGAAACCACAGGTATACCACTGAAACCAACATCAGTTGTTTGTGATGCAACAATGTCTCCCGCCGAAGACGTATCTTTGTGTGGTCGTGGTGACACCATCTTGCCACTGCGTAGTTGCATATACTGAACACTTCGTGTCCCACCGGGTGTGCCAATTTTTTTCTCGccaacaatctctagccttcctatttgaggtttacttgcaggaccgGCTATAAAGTCCTAGACTTGTGTGTTGAGTATATGACTATTTCGTTGGTAAAGTGTTTGAAATATTTAAGGATAGTGAATGTAAAGTTTTGTAAGTTCGAAATGCAGTAAAAGTAATGCAGTAAAGGATACAAATCTGATGCAAATGAACAAAAATAAACAAAGATAATTTGGTAAGTTAAATGACTTGTAAATATAAATGGAATCAAAAGTATATTTTGTAGGGAGATGACTATTTTCTCGTAAACGCTTTGATACTTCAAGTATACTCCTACTGAAATTCTAAAAAATGTCACCCTTTGAAATGATCATTACAATTTTCTTAAATACTAGTAGAAAATAAGCGTTGGGAGGTTACGGCCCATTCACGGGATGACATGTGTCAGAGTACCTCTCCTACGTTTGCAGGTAACTTCCCACATTCAAATACCCATGATTAATTTTCATCATGGTGTGCTGGACTTCGAATTCGACAAGCTTCCCTCTACGTCGACCACGTGCTCTGGTTTTCTGCCTCGTCGATCCAATCCTCCGACCGTCCTTGTGGTCGACCAAGCTTTGCAGTCCTTGGGACGAAATTTGCCAGCTAACAATGTTGAAGAGAAATGAAGTCGCAAATAGTTTTGATGTCATTGATGTAGGAGAAAGATATGTCTACAAATGACCCCTGAGATGCAGAAGGTTGGGATAGTTGTTGTGGATGAACCTGAGAACTCATTGTGTCTCCCAACCTGAAGAACAATGAAAGATGATATAGATTGTGGTACATAACAAGAAATTAACACAAGGGTATGTACCAATATTTCCTTACTTTGATTTTAAGGTTTTGACCAGTGGATGATCAAAATCAAGAAGTAATTTTGATCCATTCCAAGCATTCGAGATGTACAACTTTTCGATCGCTGCAAAAAAAAATGGTCACAACATTAAGAGAAAAGTAAGTAAGCACACAtaaataaaaggaataaaaatgGCTTAACATTCCAAGCATTACTTGAACTTTGTTGGCACATAGCATGAGTGATTATGATAATTGTGTGTCCATGTGTGGTATGCTTAGTTTTGTAGGGCATAAATTGGTTGATATATGCTTCCCAAAATGTAAGCTCAATTTCATAATCACTAATAATAAAGAGACAAAAGAAGTTGTTATAGACAGTTAAGTAATATGCAAAATAAAACAAAACGAAATAGGTAAAGATATGATATTCACATCTCATCGGATAAGAGTATGTTTACACAAGCCTTTCGCCCCCTACCCGCAACTTGAGTCTTTACTACTTGATGTAGTACACCAATCACATCTGCATGAGAGTAAAAAAAACATGGTTACTCCATTGGTTTATTTCAAATATGTTAATATGTAGGTAATATTCAAAATAATTTCAAGTACCGTATAAGTGGTTCACTTGGAAATCTTCGTGTAAGAAATCAACAATGGGTTTGAAATCAAATTTGTGTTCTAGTATTTCCGACCTGTCTACCATGGTTATAGTGGTCCCACCATTAAAAAATAGCTTCAAGGGGTTATCACGGATCTTCAAAGGAAGTTCATTGGTTAAATGGTCACCATTATAAACCATATAAGTTCGATGCTCGTAACCTTTGTTTCCACAGTTCGAAATCTCTGTTCCTGGTAACGACATGTATTTTATCACACTATGCATAAAAAAATGAGAGTTAGTAGATATTTTAAGTGCATTGAAATTACATAATAGAGTGACAACACGAATGAATACCTTGATATCTTAGATAACACATTTAAAGTGTTGTTGTCCATTACGCTCCTTGACAATCCACAGATCAACGACATGAATGACAAGCTTTTGTACATTGTTACCTAACTTCAAATAAGCAGTCATAAGGGATGCTCATGACATGGTGATCTGAAAAATGACAAAGGACAAATAAAACGTGTAAGAAACAGAAACATACAcaagaaaaaaaaatcaagagGGCGATATGTTTCACACCAAAAATCTAAAGCAAGATGGATAAAAAGGACAACATATGTTTATTCTATATTGTAATTCAAGTTGTGCAGAAAACTTGTAGCTTTGTCATGAAACAAAATGATGGGTAGAAAAAATTACTTTCACATGGAAAACGACATGAATAAAACGATTTAGATGAAACATGAACTTTCAAACTTTCACAGAAAAAAAAACATGAGCACAAAACAAAAAGATTTCAaactttcacaaaaaaaaacatgaaCTTTCACATATCAAAATATGAATTTTCACATCATAATGCTGGAGCAAAGTCTTGATGACAGACTTTACTGATAATGCATAAAGTATAAATCTTTCACATGGAGCAAAATTTGATAAGAGGTTTAACAGAAATGTTGGGACAAACAATGAAAAAACATAGCTTAAGAATCATGGTAATATATTTTGCGAATAAGAGTGAACCTTGTTTCTTCAGTAATTCGCTTGTGCAGATGTGAGACAAGGTAGCGATAATATTGAACGGAATCGCACGGTTTGATGTAGTTGTTCTTCATGTATAAGAGAGAGACGAGGAAGCACGATGTCTATAGAAGTGTTTGATAAGAGAGAGATTTCAACTACATCAGAAGTAGATATTAGAAATGATGGTGAAAAGAGAGAGAAAATCAATCTAAGATAATGAAAAAAATCAGACGATTTGAAAAGTGacacataaaagaaaaaaaagttcTCGACAACTCTAAGATAGAGTAATATATTAATTTCAGAAAACTCCTTCCATTATGTAGTAATTTAGAAAGATTGGTAGCAAATAATAAAAGTAGGTAGTTGATATCATGTGACCGTAAAAAAAAATGTACATGTGTCGTTGAAATTTTAACAATCGTTAGGACTAAATGCCACCTCATTTTTTAATTTCAATTTGTGTACTATTTGTAAGCTCTAGTCTAACCGTCCTCTACTCTACAACATCACTCGAATCTTTCTTCACCCACTTTCCTTTCATTTTCCAATTCCTTGATTCCTCCTTCCACTACCGCAACATGGCTAAAGGAGCATCTCAATCCCAATCATCAACTTCAACAGCCTCCCGCCCCGGAGGCGGAGGAGTCGTCGCTCCCCGCGGCTC containing:
- the LOC127087020 gene encoding uncharacterized protein LOC127087020 encodes the protein MYKSLSFMSLICGLSRSVMDNNTLNVLSKISSVIKYMSLPGTEISNCGNKGYEHRTYMVYNGDHLTNELPLKIRDNPLKLFFNGGTTITMVDRSEILEHKFDFKPIVDFLHEDFQVNHLYDVIGVLHQVVKTQVAGRGRKACVNILLSDEIDYEIELTFWEAYINQFMPYKTKHTTHGHTIIIITHAMCQQSSTIEKLYISNAWNGSKLLLDFDHPLVKTLKSKLGDTMSSQVHPQQLSQPSASQGSFVDISFSYINDIKTICDFISLQHC